From Anopheles arabiensis isolate DONGOLA chromosome 3, AaraD3, whole genome shotgun sequence, a single genomic window includes:
- the LOC120900901 gene encoding 2-oxo-4-hydroxy-4-carboxy-5-ureidoimidazoline decarboxylase-like isoform X2 translates to MRPKLTLQQLNALSPGEFHKTFENVIECWPEAAIFCSALLPFKSFATMIAAFQSYLERLPAETKLKILRLYPDLAGKMLDTNQLSEDSTNEHASVGLDNLSPEDKKKLTDLNESYKAKFGFPFVVCVREASKFEVILRSVSERIHHTVEQELEIALEEVKKICRLRILQLVDNL, encoded by the exons AT GCGCCCTAAATTGACGCTGCAACAGCTGAATGCGCTCTCGCCCGGAGAGTTTCACAAAACGTTCGAAAACGTGATAGAATGCTGGCCGGAAGCTGCCATATTCTGCTCGGCCCTGTTGCCCTTCAAAAGCTTCGCCACCATGATCGCTGCCTTCCAAAGCTACCTGGAGCGCTTGCCCGCCGAGACGAAGCTGAAAATACTGCGCCTCTATCCCGATCTGGCCGGGAAAATGCTGGACACAAACCAACTATCGGAAGATTCAACAAACGAGCATGCATCGGTGGGTCTGGATAACTTGTCCCCGGAGGACAAAAAGAAGCTAACGGATCTGAACGAAAG TTACAAGGCAAAGTTTGGATTTCCCTTCGTGGTTTGTGTTCGGGAAGCGTCCAAGTTTGAAGTGATACTTCGCAGCGTATCGGAAAGAATCCATCACACCGTTGAGCAGGAGCTGGAAATTGCATTGGAGGAAGTGAAGAAAATTTGCCGCCTACGAATCTTGCAGTTGGTTGACAATCTGTGA
- the LOC120900902 gene encoding proteasome maturation protein translates to MTALELSKSAHHYLQKAKHFLWTRSFSPKLNCIKMDAAIKVTPKMPATFNEFMGHLEPRDETCVAQLQAVHPLKQSELNFDQHRHNLNMQMLRKHEGLAAPLKIAMELKAVSKVGHLPFLPSTNLARDVLTGRDEMIEFSDIFNLEEHQEVMRQPHAVMEKALGM, encoded by the exons ATGACAGCACTGGAACTGTCAAAGTCGGCACATCATTActtgcaaaaagcaaaacatttctTGTGGACGCGATCATTCTCACCTAAACTAAACTGTATCAAGATG GATGCTGCCATTAAAGTAACTCCGAAAATGCCGGCCACCTTCAACGAGTTCATGGGCCATCTGGAGCCGCGCGATGAAACTTGCGTCGCCCAACTGCAGGCCGTCCATCCACTGAAGCAGTCCGAGCTGAAC TTCGACCAACATCGTCACAATCTCAACATGCAAATGCTGCGAAAGCACGAGGGACTAGCGGCGCCGCTCAAAATTGCAATGGAACTGAAAGCCGTTTCGAAGGTTGGCCATTTGCCGTTCCTTCCGTCGACAAATTTGGCCCGGGACGTGCTAACGGGCCGGGATGAAATGATCGAGTTCTCGGACATCTTTAACCTGGAGGAGCACCAGGAAGTGATGCGTCAGCCCCATGCAGTGATGGAGAAGGCATTGGGGATGTAA
- the LOC120900900 gene encoding transformer-2 protein homolog beta-like, whose translation MTSSSYRSSDRRTSRRYDEDGDRHHRHRSRSVDRCHRSRRSRSDSRDRYRRNRSASRSPRGRSRHRKGSTAPNASRSRIRVDSPEPSRCLGVFGLSVYTTEPYLNDIFCHFGTVEKSVVIYDAKTRLSRGFGFVYFKSQAEASIARANCNGLQIHGRRIRVDYSITDQPHPPTPGVYMGRRQYSHSPSPRNRSHHEEHRRRRRSRSYSRSSYESH comes from the exons ATG ACCTCCTCATCGTATCGCAGCTCGGATCGCCGTACCAGCCGCCGGTATGACGAAGATGGCGACCggcaccaccggcaccggtcGAGAAGTGTGGACCGGTGCCACCGGAGCCGGCGCAGCCGTTCCGATTCGCGGGATCGCTACCGGCGCAATCGTTCCGCTTCCCGGTCGCCGCGTGGACGGTCGCGCCATCGGAAGGGCTCCACTGCGCCGAACGCCTCGCGCAGCCGGATCCGGGTCGATTCGCCGGAACCGAGCCGTTGCTTGGGCGTGTTCGGGCTGAGCGTGTACACGACGGAGCCGTACCTGAACGATATCTTCTGCCACTTTGGCACGGTGGAAAAGTCGGTAGTGATCTACGACGCCAAGACACGGCTGTCGCGCGGGTTCGGTTTTGTGTACTTCAAGTCGCAGGCCGAGGCATCGATCGCGCGTGCGAACTGCAACGGGCTGCAGATCCATGGCCGGCGTATTCGCGTCGACTACTCCATCACGGATCAGCCCCATCCGCCCACGCCGGGCGTGTACATGGGCCGAAGGCAGTACAG CCACTCTCCGTCCCCGCGGAACCGATCACACCACGAAGAGCATCGACGCCGCCGCCGATCTCGCTCGTATTCCCGTTCGTCCTATGAGAGTCATTGA